The following are encoded together in the Planctobacterium marinum genome:
- a CDS encoding efflux RND transporter permease subunit has translation MIAAVAHRGILVAVCVFIAAILGLVTSSKTPIQMIPDLEVRTITVQTGWAGATPQDIEKEILIEQERYLRGLPNLQRMTSYAEMGQANIELDFPFGVDANDALIRVNNALSQVPSYPENVDQPRLFSSAFSSNAFLYFALTPLPGNPLQLDMDMLSDFAQDYVRPRMESVEGVSEVGVGGGAARQIQIRVDAHRLAQRGISLNEIRDAVRDRNRDASAGDIESGQNRYLLRVVGRFEELNEIGDIEIKRVDGNSVYLRDIADIQLDHFETRGLSYFNGQRNLMLSVRRESGSNVIDIKHGIMAVVEDLNKNLLAQNGLMMTNTGDDVQYVQDSLKNVWFNLILGALLATGVMYLFLRSGRATLVGVLGIPVCTIAAFVALNLLDRTINVISLAGVAFAIGMTVDNTIVVLESIIQAWRKGTSKLQAAIAGVQDVWPAVLASTATTIMVFTPILFVQEEAGQLYSDIAIAISGAILASMLIAVFVVPVSLAKLTKNKEFVSVSRAKAEQKWLNFTAFFIKNTASARTWCLAYVLIIPGLAWLLMPAAEYLPEGEEPKAFSMMIAPPGYNLSEMQNIGDELREYFNRYVNMPEENYVEGEMVPLDYYMMRVAIGRVWFLSAPKDPALINEMMNQITTKFRSYPDMRAFSSRGSIISSNDGGSRAVAVDISGANMQDLYQAAEAVYQQAEKSFDNPQINSDPRSLTLTQPLIEIRPRWRRLEELGFNNRDFGYAVSALSDGAFVDEFILGDDKVDIFLYSGAGNAQTIEQLSQAPMITPTGGVLPLNAMADLVETKNSNSLRRIDGDRTVTVYIIPPRDVALETAEQIVRNELLPTLWQSGEIAQGIRVDVSGAADQLQATRASLSGNFLIALVICYLLLVAIFKHWQYPLFILATVPLGMASGLLGLILLNAIGGVGEAMGFGSFHQPFDMITMLGFLILLGTVVNNPILIVEQTRKNIQELGMQVQEAVQQAVKRRLTPILMSTSTTILGLAPLVLIPGEGTELYRGVGIIVLCGILGSMFLTMSFLPALLVALLKDKDSQTTQ, from the coding sequence ATGATAGCTGCAGTAGCACATCGCGGCATACTGGTAGCAGTATGCGTCTTCATCGCTGCAATTTTAGGCCTCGTCACCTCTAGCAAAACCCCAATCCAGATGATCCCGGATCTGGAAGTGCGCACCATCACGGTACAAACCGGATGGGCTGGCGCGACACCACAAGACATTGAAAAAGAAATATTAATTGAGCAAGAACGCTATTTGCGAGGCTTACCTAACCTACAACGTATGACCTCTTACGCAGAAATGGGCCAGGCCAATATCGAACTGGATTTCCCTTTTGGGGTCGACGCCAACGACGCTTTGATCAGAGTGAATAACGCCCTAAGCCAGGTGCCCTCCTATCCGGAAAATGTCGACCAACCACGCTTGTTTTCCAGTGCCTTTTCCAGCAACGCATTTTTGTATTTTGCCCTGACACCGCTGCCGGGTAATCCTTTGCAATTAGACATGGATATGCTCAGCGACTTTGCCCAAGATTACGTGCGCCCGCGCATGGAAAGCGTTGAAGGCGTCTCTGAAGTGGGCGTTGGTGGCGGTGCCGCCAGACAAATCCAGATCCGAGTAGATGCCCACCGTTTGGCCCAACGAGGAATTAGCCTGAATGAAATACGCGATGCCGTACGAGATCGCAATCGCGACGCCTCTGCCGGCGATATCGAAAGTGGTCAAAATCGTTATCTGTTGCGAGTAGTAGGCCGCTTTGAAGAGCTTAATGAAATTGGTGATATCGAGATTAAGCGCGTGGATGGCAACAGCGTATATCTGCGGGATATTGCCGATATTCAACTAGACCATTTTGAGACTCGAGGATTGTCCTACTTCAACGGCCAACGCAATTTGATGTTGTCGGTACGACGGGAAAGCGGCTCCAACGTTATTGATATTAAACACGGCATCATGGCTGTGGTGGAAGACCTGAACAAAAATCTGTTGGCGCAAAATGGGCTGATGATGACCAACACGGGTGACGACGTGCAGTATGTACAAGACTCACTTAAAAATGTCTGGTTTAACCTCATTTTAGGAGCCCTGTTAGCCACTGGTGTTATGTATCTGTTTTTGCGCTCTGGTAGAGCGACGCTGGTGGGGGTGCTGGGTATTCCAGTGTGTACCATTGCGGCTTTTGTGGCACTGAATTTGTTGGATCGCACTATCAATGTGATTTCCTTAGCGGGTGTCGCGTTTGCCATCGGGATGACAGTGGACAATACCATCGTAGTGCTGGAATCCATTATTCAGGCATGGCGCAAAGGCACCTCAAAATTACAGGCAGCCATTGCCGGTGTGCAGGATGTGTGGCCCGCCGTGCTGGCCTCCACAGCCACCACCATTATGGTATTTACACCAATATTATTTGTTCAGGAAGAAGCCGGACAGCTCTATTCCGATATCGCCATTGCCATTTCAGGGGCTATTCTGGCCTCCATGCTCATTGCCGTTTTTGTAGTGCCCGTCAGTCTGGCAAAGCTTACCAAAAACAAAGAGTTCGTCTCGGTCTCACGGGCCAAAGCAGAACAAAAGTGGCTTAACTTTACAGCGTTTTTCATTAAAAACACTGCTTCAGCGCGCACCTGGTGCCTCGCCTATGTATTGATTATTCCGGGCCTGGCCTGGTTGCTAATGCCCGCAGCCGAATACCTTCCCGAAGGTGAAGAGCCCAAAGCCTTTAGTATGATGATCGCACCGCCCGGATACAACCTCAGTGAGATGCAAAACATTGGCGATGAATTGCGCGAATACTTCAACCGTTATGTAAACATGCCAGAAGAAAATTATGTTGAGGGTGAAATGGTACCGCTGGATTATTACATGATGCGGGTGGCTATTGGCCGGGTGTGGTTTTTGAGTGCTCCAAAGGATCCCGCGCTCATCAATGAGATGATGAACCAGATAACTACTAAGTTCAGAAGCTACCCCGACATGCGCGCATTTTCCTCCCGAGGTTCTATCATTTCCAGCAATGATGGTGGCTCCAGAGCGGTCGCAGTGGATATCTCTGGCGCCAACATGCAGGACTTGTATCAGGCGGCAGAAGCTGTTTATCAGCAGGCTGAAAAATCCTTCGATAATCCGCAAATCAATTCCGATCCGCGCTCATTGACGTTAACCCAGCCCCTTATTGAAATCCGTCCACGTTGGCGTCGTCTGGAGGAGCTGGGCTTTAATAATCGCGACTTCGGCTATGCCGTATCTGCCTTAAGCGATGGAGCCTTCGTAGATGAATTTATTCTGGGTGACGATAAAGTGGATATCTTCTTATATAGCGGTGCTGGTAATGCCCAAACCATTGAGCAACTCAGTCAAGCGCCAATGATCACCCCCACAGGCGGCGTATTGCCGCTCAATGCGATGGCAGATCTGGTGGAAACCAAGAACAGCAACAGTTTGCGCCGTATTGACGGCGACAGAACCGTGACTGTATACATTATTCCTCCTCGTGATGTGGCGCTGGAAACAGCAGAACAAATCGTACGCAATGAGCTGTTACCCACTTTGTGGCAATCTGGCGAAATCGCCCAAGGCATTCGAGTGGATGTCAGCGGTGCCGCCGATCAACTGCAGGCGACACGAGCCTCACTATCGGGTAACTTCCTGATTGCATTAGTAATTTGTTATCTGCTGTTGGTAGCTATATTTAAACACTGGCAATACCCTTTGTTTATTCTCGCCACTGTACCACTGGGCATGGCCAGTGGTTTGTTGGGCTTGATTTTACTCAACGCCATCGGCGGTGTCGGCGAAGCTATGGGCTTTGGTAGCTTTCATCAGCCGTTTGATATGATCACTATGCTGGGCTTTCTGATTTTATTAGGTACAGTGGTGAACAACCCGATTTTGATTGTTGAGCAAACCCGCAAGAATATTCAGGAGCTGGGTATGCAGGTACAAGAGGCCGTGCAGCAAGCGGTTAAGCGCCGACTCACACCGATACTCATGTCCACCTCCACCACGATTCTGGGTTTGGCCCCACTGGTGCTCATCCCTGGCGAAGGCACCGAGCTCTACCGCGGCGTCGGTATCATCGTGTTGTGCGGTATACTAGGCTCAATGTTCTTAACCATGAGTTTTCTACCCGCCCTGCTTGTGGCTTTGCTTAAAGATAAAGACTCACAAACAACACAGTAG
- a CDS encoding zinc ribbon domain-containing protein YjdM → MSLPPCPQCQSEYVYQDQEQLVCPECGYEWNPAQVAEDEAIAVKDANGALLADGDKVTVIKDLKIKGSSQVIKIGTKALVRRVLDKKDHELDCKVDGVGEMMVTAKFVKKA, encoded by the coding sequence ATGTCGCTTCCTCCCTGCCCGCAATGTCAATCAGAATACGTTTATCAAGACCAGGAACAACTTGTCTGCCCTGAGTGTGGTTACGAATGGAACCCTGCCCAGGTCGCTGAAGACGAAGCGATTGCGGTAAAAGATGCCAACGGCGCGTTATTAGCCGATGGCGATAAGGTTACCGTTATCAAAGATCTTAAAATCAAAGGCAGCTCACAAGTGATTAAGATTGGCACTAAGGCTTTGGTGCGCCGAGTGCTGGACAAAAAAGACCACGAACTGGACTGTAAAGTAGATGGTGTCGGCGAAATGATGGTGACAGCCAAATTTGTGAAAAAGGCCTAG
- a CDS encoding SIR2 family protein: MSEDILLIGNDINNGARGNSWSDLLSKMNQEFGTSVDFSDPKKPFPLAYEEFYFEAAVQNGHKEKDVLQFIAEQTGAIEPNPIHDLLVSLPCENLFTTNYDLSLDRAISEQKTYKNVGVVPEKTYNLFRKHQVNNKSIWHIHGVANNPNSIVLGYNHYSGYLQYMRNYVVTGTKDAYKSLPATQLIKQLKSATVQHNSWIDFFFTHNIHILGLSLDFIESDLWWLLTYRRKIQIDKDKLIDIFNQIHYYIPQKYVASSKAKIDLLKSSGVMVNIIDAKPSTLDYYKKVSDLIA, encoded by the coding sequence ATGAGCGAAGATATTTTACTGATTGGAAATGATATCAATAATGGCGCCAGGGGTAATTCATGGAGTGATTTGCTGTCCAAGATGAACCAGGAGTTTGGCACAAGTGTTGATTTCAGCGATCCTAAAAAGCCGTTTCCGCTGGCATATGAAGAGTTTTATTTTGAAGCCGCTGTACAAAACGGCCACAAAGAAAAAGACGTATTGCAATTTATCGCTGAACAAACCGGCGCCATAGAACCCAATCCCATCCACGATTTGTTGGTGTCTTTGCCCTGTGAAAACCTCTTTACCACTAACTATGATCTGAGCCTCGACAGAGCCATTAGTGAGCAGAAAACTTATAAAAACGTCGGGGTTGTGCCGGAAAAGACCTACAACTTGTTTCGCAAACACCAGGTCAACAACAAATCAATCTGGCACATCCACGGTGTTGCCAATAATCCGAATTCAATTGTATTAGGCTATAACCATTACAGCGGTTATCTGCAATACATGCGTAATTACGTGGTAACAGGCACCAAAGATGCCTACAAATCGTTACCCGCCACACAACTCATCAAGCAATTAAAATCTGCCACAGTACAACATAACTCGTGGATCGATTTTTTCTTTACCCATAACATTCATATTCTCGGCTTAAGCCTGGATTTCATCGAAAGTGATCTTTGGTGGTTATTAACCTATCGCCGCAAAATCCAGATCGATAAAGACAAGTTAATCGATATCTTTAACCAAATTCACTATTACATTCCGCAAAAATATGTTGCCAGTTCCAAAGCTAAGATAGACCTGCTTAAAAGCTCGGGAGTAATGGTGAATATCATTGATGCCAAACCTTCGACGCTAGACTATTACAAAAAGGTCAGCGATTTAATTGCTTGA
- a CDS encoding response regulator has protein sequence MFEVPPPKRIDEANAIVIDQQRLIRDTLKSVLVQAGVRDVTVCSNAFEALSACRSKEFDLIFVSFNLNLDKDGFHFLEELKFKSYAKNTTGIVFLSADTDKGLVNSVVEMQPDDFWLKPFDIKGISRRLNFMLEVKQTLHKPLFFADELDYSRAIYYADRLLALTELKEFHPRLLRLKGQCLMTIKEYGDAEKHYREVLKKYRYNWVNIGLAKSLLKQEKFTEAQELIDKLKLRADTRCGIHDLLGQHYLQKGQYEKAYVEIIEAAKLAPRNLERNKRTWELARLNHDPMGQREATINMAKYAKNSIHDSPELTLNVIRSNIDLANYVEESEAGIYLNEAQKYLNELTTNPKLYRKLKSQIDVINARLHSAKGEKGKADAILRQLHKNVSGDVENNLEYNFDLIKAHHEAGNREACIKLLNDSKELVNGNMFSGDILNKYIEQELDERSHIHFTPKELTEMAAAYHTQQKYSQAMRMLDQAFRLSPRNEKLAMNIMKVAASATEKGRLDNDQKRTVSKAIMMLNKVNLVAEEAKLYAFFREQIGEINELDLLSTELA, from the coding sequence ATGTTTGAAGTACCCCCCCCTAAGCGTATTGACGAAGCCAATGCCATCGTCATTGATCAACAAAGACTTATTCGGGATACATTAAAATCGGTTTTGGTACAGGCGGGCGTGCGCGATGTTACGGTTTGCTCAAACGCCTTTGAAGCTCTGTCTGCATGCCGTTCCAAGGAGTTTGATTTAATCTTTGTCTCCTTCAATCTCAACCTGGATAAAGACGGCTTTCACTTTCTGGAAGAGCTCAAGTTCAAAAGTTATGCTAAGAATACAACCGGCATAGTGTTCTTAAGTGCTGATACTGACAAAGGGCTGGTAAATAGTGTTGTTGAAATGCAACCCGACGACTTCTGGCTTAAACCCTTTGATATTAAAGGCATTTCCAGGCGTTTAAACTTCATGTTAGAAGTCAAACAGACTCTTCATAAACCATTGTTTTTTGCCGACGAATTGGATTATTCCAGAGCGATTTATTACGCAGATCGACTGCTAGCCCTCACTGAGCTAAAAGAGTTTCACCCTCGCCTGCTACGCCTCAAGGGGCAGTGCCTGATGACCATCAAGGAGTATGGTGATGCTGAAAAACACTACCGAGAGGTGCTCAAAAAATATCGCTACAATTGGGTCAACATTGGTTTGGCTAAAAGCCTACTAAAACAAGAAAAGTTCACGGAAGCGCAAGAGCTTATCGACAAATTAAAACTCAGAGCCGATACCCGCTGTGGCATACATGACCTTCTCGGTCAGCATTACCTGCAAAAAGGTCAATATGAAAAAGCTTACGTAGAGATCATTGAAGCAGCAAAACTGGCACCGAGAAACCTGGAGAGAAACAAGCGCACCTGGGAGTTAGCAAGACTCAATCACGACCCGATGGGGCAGCGTGAAGCCACTATAAATATGGCCAAATACGCCAAAAACTCTATTCACGATTCACCTGAGTTAACGCTTAATGTAATACGCTCCAACATAGATTTGGCAAATTATGTCGAAGAATCTGAAGCGGGCATTTATCTAAATGAAGCGCAAAAATACCTTAATGAACTCACCACCAACCCCAAACTCTATCGAAAATTAAAAAGCCAGATAGATGTGATCAATGCCAGGCTTCACAGTGCCAAGGGTGAAAAAGGAAAGGCTGACGCCATACTCAGGCAGCTTCATAAAAACGTGAGTGGCGATGTTGAAAACAACCTGGAATACAACTTCGATTTAATCAAAGCGCACCATGAAGCAGGCAATCGCGAAGCTTGCATAAAACTATTGAACGACTCGAAAGAACTGGTCAACGGTAATATGTTCTCTGGTGATATCCTGAATAAATATATCGAGCAGGAACTGGATGAGCGCAGCCACATCCACTTTACCCCCAAAGAACTCACTGAGATGGCCGCGGCCTATCACACTCAACAAAAGTATTCCCAAGCCATGCGGATGCTGGACCAGGCCTTCAGGCTCTCGCCGCGCAATGAAAAACTGGCTATGAATATTATGAAGGTGGCCGCGTCTGCAACTGAAAAAGGGCGATTAGACAATGACCAGAAGCGGACAGTAAGCAAAGCCATCATGATGCTAAACAAGGTCAATCTGGTAGCAGAAGAAGCAAAACTATATGCTTTTTTCAGGGAGCAGATAGGCGAAATCAATGAACTGGATTTATTGTCCACGGAGCTGGCTTAA
- a CDS encoding flavodoxin family protein, with amino-acid sequence MIKVGVVYFSTTDVTGKLASAVCQELETQSIQVIAHQIIGAEIVEGRFINHDLMGELHTCDAIIFASPTYMGNVAAQFKAFADATSDFWESQTWAGKIAAGITSGTGLNGDQASTLQYFSTLASQHGMIWLGLDAPFSDRGKNVNRLGCQLGVTAHSLDGCVNETDLRSARYLANRVAKWARTYRQKSA; translated from the coding sequence ATGATAAAAGTAGGTGTCGTCTATTTTTCAACAACAGACGTTACGGGCAAATTGGCCAGCGCGGTTTGCCAGGAGTTAGAGACGCAAAGTATCCAGGTAATTGCTCATCAAATCATTGGTGCTGAAATTGTGGAAGGACGTTTTATTAATCATGATCTCATGGGGGAGCTACATACTTGTGATGCCATAATATTTGCTTCCCCCACTTACATGGGTAATGTCGCGGCTCAATTTAAAGCCTTTGCTGACGCCACCAGTGATTTTTGGGAAAGCCAAACCTGGGCAGGCAAGATTGCAGCAGGTATTACATCTGGCACCGGATTGAACGGTGATCAAGCCTCCACTTTACAATATTTCTCTACCCTTGCCAGCCAGCATGGAATGATATGGCTGGGGCTGGATGCCCCTTTTAGTGATCGGGGAAAAAATGTGAATAGATTGGGTTGCCAGTTAGGCGTTACCGCACATAGTCTTGATGGTTGCGTAAATGAAACTGATTTAAGAAGCGCCCGCTATCTGGCCAATCGAGTTGCAAAATGGGCACGTACGTATCGGCAAAAATCGGCATAA
- a CDS encoding VOC family protein, producing the protein MDVERFGIILTVAHFDDCVSFYQSLFGLKELFSKRDGDFRLTCLGFGDAYLMIETGGVASPQEKNLARSPAILRFHVADTLTALPLVQSYDPAARRYETDWGNIIRCVDPDGNPISIRESRGFELQ; encoded by the coding sequence ATGGACGTTGAGCGTTTTGGCATTATTTTAACTGTCGCCCATTTTGATGACTGTGTTTCGTTTTACCAGTCACTGTTTGGTCTGAAGGAATTGTTTTCCAAACGTGACGGTGACTTTAGATTGACCTGTCTAGGGTTTGGAGACGCCTACCTGATGATTGAAACTGGCGGAGTTGCTTCGCCGCAGGAGAAAAACTTAGCGCGAAGTCCTGCAATTCTGCGTTTTCACGTTGCAGACACATTAACTGCTCTGCCACTGGTGCAGAGCTATGATCCCGCCGCCAGACGCTATGAAACAGACTGGGGCAATATCATTCGTTGTGTCGACCCTGACGGCAACCCTATAAGCATCAGAGAGTCTCGCGGCTTTGAACTGCAGTAG
- a CDS encoding pirin family protein, with translation MNTATNQANLQSETNSIELSKVTHGNPMKIREGFNALGFRHSSFDGLMDPLIMVDHYTMTRPTFGAHPHAGLSAVSLLFEDSIGKFHNRDSLGNDFDLLPGDLYWLNSGRGVVHDEAPRDGAEIHGLQVFVNLPKSLKHSDSTSNLVRATQMPLLTAPDYRVRIAIGESNGVKGATISPNNLTILDGKLFAAGRFEHQPQFNEQSWIYAVAGSIDIAIGGRILTLESGQAVALKSSGHAIEVINAVQDEAHFVLFSGVAIGESFFQRGPFVMSSEEELDRVQRDYENGLLGTLK, from the coding sequence ATGAACACTGCAACTAACCAAGCTAATTTGCAAAGCGAAACCAACAGTATTGAACTTTCAAAAGTTACCCATGGAAATCCTATGAAAATCAGAGAGGGTTTTAATGCTCTGGGTTTTCGCCATTCGTCTTTTGACGGTTTAATGGATCCTCTGATTATGGTGGATCACTACACCATGACCCGGCCCACATTTGGAGCCCATCCACATGCAGGCTTATCAGCGGTGTCTTTGTTATTTGAAGACAGTATTGGCAAATTTCACAATCGCGATTCACTGGGCAATGACTTTGATTTATTACCGGGAGATCTTTACTGGCTAAATTCTGGTCGTGGGGTGGTTCACGATGAGGCCCCCAGAGATGGCGCTGAGATCCACGGTTTGCAGGTGTTTGTGAACTTGCCAAAATCGCTCAAGCACTCAGACTCTACTTCTAACCTGGTCAGAGCGACACAAATGCCACTATTAACAGCACCTGATTACCGTGTGCGCATTGCCATCGGCGAATCAAATGGTGTTAAAGGTGCAACCATATCACCTAACAACCTAACCATTTTGGACGGAAAACTATTTGCTGCTGGAAGATTTGAACATCAGCCACAGTTCAATGAGCAAAGTTGGATTTACGCCGTAGCAGGCAGTATTGATATTGCTATCGGTGGCCGAATCCTCACCTTGGAGTCAGGTCAGGCTGTTGCGCTTAAGTCCAGTGGCCATGCCATTGAAGTTATCAACGCCGTGCAAGATGAAGCCCACTTTGTATTGTTTTCAGGCGTAGCCATAGGCGAGAGCTTTTTTCAACGTGGCCCTTTTGTTATGAGCTCAGAGGAAGAGTTGGATAGGGTTCAACGTGACTACGAAAACGGTTTACTGGGCACTTTAAAATAA
- a CDS encoding LysR substrate-binding domain-containing protein, whose amino-acid sequence MIDLNDYYYFVHVVEKKGFSAAAVTLDIPKSRLSRHIKSLEERLQVQLIQRTSRQFAITEIGQIFYRHARSLVDEMEQAEAAVKLNQKELSGSVNLSCSVGVAQFALKQVLLDFMIENPQILVQQHVSNQPVNLIESGIDIAVRGHMAPLPDSSLIQRHLATVQWHLFASPEYLAQKGTPASPIELIKQQTLKVGWQSKKGAWTLLHDSGKEASIPITARLCSDDMSTLKLAAEQGLGIVALPSYTCKQELAENKLQRVLPEWNAGIAELTLLTPSRKGTSPSVSALKDYLLEKVQASVT is encoded by the coding sequence TTGATTGATCTAAATGACTATTACTATTTTGTGCACGTTGTGGAGAAAAAAGGGTTTTCAGCCGCAGCTGTAACACTGGATATCCCCAAATCCAGACTGAGTCGTCATATAAAAAGTCTGGAAGAGAGATTGCAGGTGCAGCTTATCCAGCGCACCTCCAGGCAATTCGCCATAACCGAGATTGGCCAGATTTTTTACAGGCATGCCAGAAGCCTGGTTGATGAGATGGAGCAGGCAGAAGCGGCTGTAAAGCTTAATCAAAAAGAACTCTCGGGCAGTGTTAATCTGAGTTGCTCAGTTGGAGTCGCTCAATTTGCTTTAAAGCAGGTTCTGCTTGATTTCATGATTGAGAATCCACAAATTTTGGTGCAGCAGCATGTCTCTAATCAGCCGGTAAACTTGATTGAATCCGGGATTGATATCGCAGTAAGAGGTCATATGGCACCGCTACCCGATTCAAGCTTAATCCAACGCCATTTAGCCACAGTGCAATGGCATCTGTTTGCAAGTCCCGAATATCTGGCGCAAAAAGGTACGCCCGCATCCCCTATCGAGCTGATAAAACAACAAACTCTCAAGGTGGGATGGCAATCTAAAAAAGGCGCCTGGACACTACTTCACGATAGCGGTAAGGAAGCATCTATTCCTATCACAGCACGACTGTGCAGCGACGATATGAGCACCCTAAAACTCGCAGCTGAGCAAGGCTTAGGCATCGTTGCCTTACCCTCCTATACCTGTAAGCAAGAACTGGCTGAAAACAAATTGCAAAGAGTACTACCAGAATGGAACGCTGGCATCGCCGAGCTAACACTTTTAACGCCTTCCAGAAAAGGCACTTCCCCATCGGTGAGTGCACTAAAAGATTATCTGCTGGAAAAGGTCCAGGCCAGTGTCACCTGA
- a CDS encoding TonB-dependent receptor, with product MDDLFDMSLEQLLNTEVSVAARKEESWLVSAGTVYVIDRQTIKQFGWRDIKEILATIPNMDIFYQWSWLPGGQRGFTGNMASTLLLIDGREVQNLLANEAFMMNNFPAHRIERVEVLMGPNSTLYGGNAAQGVINIVTRLNGDESVTEVAGLVGEVGTRQLNFLSTGQYQKLHYGVSGSWFSSDLNYHSLRQFVFDTERFSRNPQLDALRDRDSSRFRNDEENMTFDLQLKYQQYYAGANITRTENVSGIERVAVDFVTGDDSRRGYSLWYLGRNFEPAQDWQGFVEISQFREYKEKDRQKVNGLDVATSYSELEVFTEREDIGPSYRWRLRSQFSYQQTPARHWIFGYDGWRTDIGSKIKYVATGTGIEEQIPGSWPVDKEESDKHAVYAQVAQQWQLEDGAQFNLTVGLRYNQQDFTDSAWLPRINAVYQPDNNSAWKLTYGEAFRPPTIFEFDGVVDDNLASQTMDMWELNYSRGWRWQDVTFSNAFAVYSMEAANFYQKTFNVDTGTWRTEVTGTQRVTGAENLLRWQSERWQGFFGARFVSPDETQVNSESAVLDIPRTKLKLGLSYQWTENWSLALFVDHFAKTKTAANTLDGTGLRIEQIPAWTTVNMHLLSEGWQLNAKQSVTLGVYVENLFDREYYHSNPRGTSPFQFIQAPRNVRLQFTMNF from the coding sequence GTGGATGATTTATTTGATATGAGCCTGGAACAACTTTTAAATACCGAAGTGTCTGTCGCGGCCCGCAAAGAAGAATCCTGGTTGGTCTCCGCCGGTACTGTCTATGTCATAGACAGGCAAACCATCAAGCAGTTTGGCTGGCGTGACATCAAAGAAATTCTCGCCACCATTCCCAATATGGACATTTTTTATCAGTGGAGCTGGTTGCCTGGCGGTCAGCGAGGATTTACCGGTAACATGGCCAGTACGCTGCTATTGATAGACGGTCGCGAAGTACAAAACTTATTGGCTAACGAAGCCTTTATGATGAATAACTTCCCGGCCCATAGAATTGAACGGGTTGAAGTGTTGATGGGGCCAAACTCTACCCTATACGGTGGTAACGCAGCGCAAGGCGTTATTAACATTGTTACCCGATTAAATGGTGACGAGTCGGTAACGGAAGTGGCGGGGCTTGTAGGCGAGGTAGGGACTCGACAGTTGAATTTCCTCAGCACAGGCCAATACCAGAAACTGCACTACGGCGTGAGTGGTAGCTGGTTTAGTAGCGATTTAAATTACCACAGCTTGCGTCAGTTTGTTTTTGATACTGAGCGGTTTAGTCGAAATCCACAGCTGGACGCCTTGCGTGACCGAGATAGTTCGCGTTTTCGCAATGATGAGGAAAACATGACCTTCGATCTCCAGCTAAAATATCAACAATATTATGCTGGAGCCAATATCACCCGCACTGAAAACGTCAGTGGCATAGAGCGAGTGGCCGTGGATTTTGTCACCGGAGATGACTCCCGCCGGGGTTACAGCTTGTGGTACCTCGGGCGAAATTTTGAGCCTGCTCAAGATTGGCAGGGTTTCGTAGAAATCAGTCAATTTCGTGAATACAAAGAGAAAGACCGACAAAAAGTAAACGGGCTGGATGTTGCCACTAGCTACAGTGAATTGGAGGTGTTTACCGAGCGAGAAGATATCGGCCCTTCCTATCGCTGGCGCTTGCGCAGCCAGTTTAGTTATCAGCAAACACCAGCGCGTCATTGGATTTTCGGTTATGACGGTTGGCGAACCGATATTGGCAGCAAAATAAAATACGTCGCCACTGGTACAGGTATTGAGGAACAGATACCTGGCAGTTGGCCGGTGGACAAGGAGGAGTCGGACAAACATGCCGTATACGCACAAGTCGCACAGCAATGGCAGCTGGAAGATGGCGCGCAATTCAATCTGACAGTAGGTCTGCGCTATAACCAACAAGATTTTACCGATTCCGCGTGGCTACCCAGGATCAATGCGGTTTATCAGCCTGATAACAACTCTGCCTGGAAGCTTACCTATGGCGAAGCGTTCAGACCGCCGACAATTTTTGAATTTGATGGTGTTGTGGATGACAATTTAGCCTCGCAAACCATGGATATGTGGGAACTTAATTACAGTCGTGGTTGGCGCTGGCAGGACGTAACCTTTAGTAATGCCTTTGCAGTTTATTCAATGGAAGCCGCCAATTTTTACCAAAAGACCTTCAATGTTGATACCGGAACATGGCGCACAGAGGTAACAGGTACACAGCGTGTTACCGGCGCAGAGAACCTGTTGCGCTGGCAATCAGAGCGCTGGCAAGGTTTCTTTGGGGCGCGTTTTGTGTCACCCGATGAAACACAAGTTAACAGTGAGTCTGCTGTGCTGGATATTCCACGTACCAAACTAAAATTGGGGCTAAGCTATCAATGGACTGAAAACTGGAGCCTGGCGTTGTTTGTGGATCATTTTGCAAAAACCAAAACCGCGGCAAACACCTTAGACGGCACAGGACTCAGGATAGAACAAATCCCGGCCTGGACTACGGTAAACATGCACCTGCTTAGTGAGGGGTGGCAATTGAATGCAAAGCAAAGCGTGACATTGGGTGTTTATGTGGAAAACCTGTTTGATCGTGAGTATTACCACAGTAATCCGCGTGGCACATCGCCCTTTCAATTTATTCAAGCGCCGCGCAATGTGCGCCTGCAATTTACTATGAACTTTTAA